A genomic region of Macaca mulatta isolate MMU2019108-1 chromosome 5, T2T-MMU8v2.0, whole genome shotgun sequence contains the following coding sequences:
- the IDUA gene encoding alpha-L-iduronidase isoform X3: protein MMPMTSPDMTSPARGSTGRGPSYNFTHLDGYLDLLRENQLLPGFELMGSASGHFTDFEDKQQVFEWKDLVSSLARRYIGRYGLAHVSKWNFETWNEPDHQDFDNVSMTMQGFLNYYDACSEGLRAASPALRLGGPGDSFHTPPRSPLSWGLLRHCHDGTNFFTGEVGVRLDYISLHRKGARSSISILEQEKAVAQQIRQLFPKLADTPIYNDEADPLVGWSLPQPWRADVTYAAMVVKVIAQHQNLLLANTSSTIPYALLSNDNAFLSYHPHPFAQRTLTARFQVNNTRPPHVQLVRKPVLTAMGLLALLDEEQLWAEVSRAGTVLDSNHTVGVLASAHRPEGPADAWRAAVLIYASDDTRAHPNRSVAVTLRLRGVTPGPGLVYVTRYLDNRLCSPDGEWRRLGRPVFPSAEQFRRMRAAEDPVAAAPRPFPASGRLTLRPALRLPSLLLVHVCARPEKPPGQVTRLRALPLTQGQLVLVWSDEHVGSKCLWTYEIQYSQDGKVYTPVSRKPSTFNLFVFSPDTGTVSGSYRVRALDYWARPGPFSNPVPYLEVPVPRGPPAPGNP, encoded by the exons GGGGTCCACTGGACGGGGCCCAAGCTACAACTTCACCCACCTGGATGGGTACCTGGACCTTCTCAGGGAGAACCAGCTCCTCCCAG GGTTTGAGCTGATGGGCAGCGCCTCGGGCCACTTCACCGACTTTGAGGACAAGCAGCAGGTGTTTGAGTGGAAGGACTTGGTCTCCAGCCTGGCCAGGAGATACATCG GTAGGTACGGACTGGCGCATGTTTCCAAATGGAACTTCGAGACGTGGAACGAGCCGGACCACCAGGACTTTGACAACGTCTCCATGACCATGCAAG GCTTCCTGAACTACTACGATGCCTGCTCGGAGGGTCTGCGCGCGGCCAGCCCGGCCCTGCGGCTGGGAGGCCCTGGCGACTCCTTCCACACCCCACCGCGATCCCCGCTGAGCTGGGGCCTCCTGCGCCACTGCCACGACGGTACCAACTTCTTCACCGGGGAGGTGGGCGTGCGGCTGGACTACATCTCCCTCCACAGGAAG GGTGCGCGCAGCTCCATCTCCATCCTGGAGCAGGAGAAGGCCGTAGCGCAGCAGATCCGGCAGCTCTTCCCCAAGCTTGCGGACACCCCCATTTACAACGACGAGGCGGACCCGCTGGTGGGCTGGTCCCTGCCCCAGCCGTGGAGGGCTGACGTGACCTATGCGGCCATGGTGGTGAAG GTCATCGCCCAGCATCAGAACCTGCTACTGGCCAACACCAGCTCCACCATCCCCTATGCGCTCCTGAGCAACGACAACGCCTTCCTGAGCTACCACCCGCACCCCTTCGCGCAGCGCACGCTCACTGCGCGCTTCCAGGTCAACAACACCCGCCCGCCGCACGTGCAGCTGGTGCGCAAGCCGGTGCTCACAGCCATGGGGCTGCTGGCGCTGCTGG ACGAGGAGCAGCTCTGGGCCGAGGTGTCTCGGGCGGGGACGGTCCTGGACAGCAACCACACGGTGGGCGTCCTGGCCAGCGCCCACCGCCCCGAGGGCCCAGCCGATGCCTGGCGTGCCGCTGTGCTGATCTACGCGAGCGACGACACCCGCGCCCACCCCAACCGCAGCGTCGCGGTGACGCTGCGGCTGCGCGGGGTGACCCCCGGCCCAG GCCTGGTCTACGTCACGCGCTACCTGGACAACCGGCTCTGCAGCCCCGACGGCGAGTGGCGGCGCCTGGGCCGGCCTGTCTTCCCCTCTGCCGAGCAGTTCCGGCGCATGCGCGCGGCCGAG gacCCGGTGGCCGCGGCGCCGCGCCCCTTCCCCGCCAGCGGCCGCCTGACCCTGCGCCCCGCGCTGCGACTGCCGTCGCTTCTGCTGGTGCATGTGTGCGCGCGCCCTGAGAAGCCGCCCGGCCAG gtcACGCGGCTCCGTGCCCTGCCCTTGACCCAAGGGCAGCTGGTTCTGGTCTGGTCGGATGAACACGTGGGCTCCAA GTGCCTGTGGACATACGAGATCCAGTACTCTCAGGATGGTAAGGTGTACACCCCGGTCAGCAGGAAGCCATCGACCTTCAATCTCTTTGTGTTCAGCCCAG ACACAGGTACTGTCTCCGGCTCCTACCGAGTTCGAGCTCTGGACTACTGGGCCCGACCAGGCCCCTTCTCCAACCCTGTGCCATATCTGGAGGTCCCTGTGCCAAGAgggcccccagcccctggaaatCCATGA
- the IDUA gene encoding alpha-L-iduronidase isoform X2 → MRPLRPRATLLAVLASLLAAPPVVPAEAPHLVQVDAARTLWPLRRFWRSTGFWGSTGRGPSYNFTHLDGYLDLLRENQLLPGFELMGSASGHFTDFEDKQQVFEWKDLVSSLARRYIGRYGLAHVSKWNFETWNEPDHQDFDNVSMTMQGFLNYYDACSEGLRAASPALRLGGPGDSFHTPPRSPLSWGLLRHCHDGTNFFTGEVGVRLDYISLHRKGARSSISILEQEKAVAQQIRQLFPKLADTPIYNDEADPLVGWSLPQPWRADVTYAAMVVKVIAQHQNLLLANTSSTIPYALLSNDNAFLSYHPHPFAQRTLTARFQVNNTRPPHVQLVRKPVLTAMGLLALLDEEQLWAEVSRAGTVLDSNHTVGVLASAHRPEGPADAWRAAVLIYASDDTRAHPNRSVAVTLRLRGVTPGPGLVYVTRYLDNRLCSPDGEWRRLGRPVFPSAEQFRRMRAAEDPVAAAPRPFPASGRLTLRPALRLPSLLLVHVCARPEKPPGQVTRLRALPLTQGQLVLVWSDEHVGSKCLWTYEIQYSQDGKVYTPVSRKPSTFNLFVFSPDTGTVSGSYRVRALDYWARPGPFSNPVPYLEVPVPRGPPAPGNP, encoded by the exons GGGGTCCACTGGACGGGGCCCAAGCTACAACTTCACCCACCTGGATGGGTACCTGGACCTTCTCAGGGAGAACCAGCTCCTCCCAG GGTTTGAGCTGATGGGCAGCGCCTCGGGCCACTTCACCGACTTTGAGGACAAGCAGCAGGTGTTTGAGTGGAAGGACTTGGTCTCCAGCCTGGCCAGGAGATACATCG GTAGGTACGGACTGGCGCATGTTTCCAAATGGAACTTCGAGACGTGGAACGAGCCGGACCACCAGGACTTTGACAACGTCTCCATGACCATGCAAG GCTTCCTGAACTACTACGATGCCTGCTCGGAGGGTCTGCGCGCGGCCAGCCCGGCCCTGCGGCTGGGAGGCCCTGGCGACTCCTTCCACACCCCACCGCGATCCCCGCTGAGCTGGGGCCTCCTGCGCCACTGCCACGACGGTACCAACTTCTTCACCGGGGAGGTGGGCGTGCGGCTGGACTACATCTCCCTCCACAGGAAG GGTGCGCGCAGCTCCATCTCCATCCTGGAGCAGGAGAAGGCCGTAGCGCAGCAGATCCGGCAGCTCTTCCCCAAGCTTGCGGACACCCCCATTTACAACGACGAGGCGGACCCGCTGGTGGGCTGGTCCCTGCCCCAGCCGTGGAGGGCTGACGTGACCTATGCGGCCATGGTGGTGAAG GTCATCGCCCAGCATCAGAACCTGCTACTGGCCAACACCAGCTCCACCATCCCCTATGCGCTCCTGAGCAACGACAACGCCTTCCTGAGCTACCACCCGCACCCCTTCGCGCAGCGCACGCTCACTGCGCGCTTCCAGGTCAACAACACCCGCCCGCCGCACGTGCAGCTGGTGCGCAAGCCGGTGCTCACAGCCATGGGGCTGCTGGCGCTGCTGG ACGAGGAGCAGCTCTGGGCCGAGGTGTCTCGGGCGGGGACGGTCCTGGACAGCAACCACACGGTGGGCGTCCTGGCCAGCGCCCACCGCCCCGAGGGCCCAGCCGATGCCTGGCGTGCCGCTGTGCTGATCTACGCGAGCGACGACACCCGCGCCCACCCCAACCGCAGCGTCGCGGTGACGCTGCGGCTGCGCGGGGTGACCCCCGGCCCAG GCCTGGTCTACGTCACGCGCTACCTGGACAACCGGCTCTGCAGCCCCGACGGCGAGTGGCGGCGCCTGGGCCGGCCTGTCTTCCCCTCTGCCGAGCAGTTCCGGCGCATGCGCGCGGCCGAG gacCCGGTGGCCGCGGCGCCGCGCCCCTTCCCCGCCAGCGGCCGCCTGACCCTGCGCCCCGCGCTGCGACTGCCGTCGCTTCTGCTGGTGCATGTGTGCGCGCGCCCTGAGAAGCCGCCCGGCCAG gtcACGCGGCTCCGTGCCCTGCCCTTGACCCAAGGGCAGCTGGTTCTGGTCTGGTCGGATGAACACGTGGGCTCCAA GTGCCTGTGGACATACGAGATCCAGTACTCTCAGGATGGTAAGGTGTACACCCCGGTCAGCAGGAAGCCATCGACCTTCAATCTCTTTGTGTTCAGCCCAG ACACAGGTACTGTCTCCGGCTCCTACCGAGTTCGAGCTCTGGACTACTGGGCCCGACCAGGCCCCTTCTCCAACCCTGTGCCATATCTGGAGGTCCCTGTGCCAAGAgggcccccagcccctggaaatCCATGA
- the IDUA gene encoding alpha-L-iduronidase isoform X4 → MGSASGHFTDFEDKQQVFEWKDLVSSLARRYIGRYGLAHVSKWNFETWNEPDHQDFDNVSMTMQGFLNYYDACSEGLRAASPALRLGGPGDSFHTPPRSPLSWGLLRHCHDGTNFFTGEVGVRLDYISLHRKGARSSISILEQEKAVAQQIRQLFPKLADTPIYNDEADPLVGWSLPQPWRADVTYAAMVVKVIAQHQNLLLANTSSTIPYALLSNDNAFLSYHPHPFAQRTLTARFQVNNTRPPHVQLVRKPVLTAMGLLALLDEEQLWAEVSRAGTVLDSNHTVGVLASAHRPEGPADAWRAAVLIYASDDTRAHPNRSVAVTLRLRGVTPGPGLVYVTRYLDNRLCSPDGEWRRLGRPVFPSAEQFRRMRAAEDPVAAAPRPFPASGRLTLRPALRLPSLLLVHVCARPEKPPGQVTRLRALPLTQGQLVLVWSDEHVGSKCLWTYEIQYSQDGKVYTPVSRKPSTFNLFVFSPDTGTVSGSYRVRALDYWARPGPFSNPVPYLEVPVPRGPPAPGNP, encoded by the exons ATGGGCAGCGCCTCGGGCCACTTCACCGACTTTGAGGACAAGCAGCAGGTGTTTGAGTGGAAGGACTTGGTCTCCAGCCTGGCCAGGAGATACATCG GTAGGTACGGACTGGCGCATGTTTCCAAATGGAACTTCGAGACGTGGAACGAGCCGGACCACCAGGACTTTGACAACGTCTCCATGACCATGCAAG GCTTCCTGAACTACTACGATGCCTGCTCGGAGGGTCTGCGCGCGGCCAGCCCGGCCCTGCGGCTGGGAGGCCCTGGCGACTCCTTCCACACCCCACCGCGATCCCCGCTGAGCTGGGGCCTCCTGCGCCACTGCCACGACGGTACCAACTTCTTCACCGGGGAGGTGGGCGTGCGGCTGGACTACATCTCCCTCCACAGGAAG GGTGCGCGCAGCTCCATCTCCATCCTGGAGCAGGAGAAGGCCGTAGCGCAGCAGATCCGGCAGCTCTTCCCCAAGCTTGCGGACACCCCCATTTACAACGACGAGGCGGACCCGCTGGTGGGCTGGTCCCTGCCCCAGCCGTGGAGGGCTGACGTGACCTATGCGGCCATGGTGGTGAAG GTCATCGCCCAGCATCAGAACCTGCTACTGGCCAACACCAGCTCCACCATCCCCTATGCGCTCCTGAGCAACGACAACGCCTTCCTGAGCTACCACCCGCACCCCTTCGCGCAGCGCACGCTCACTGCGCGCTTCCAGGTCAACAACACCCGCCCGCCGCACGTGCAGCTGGTGCGCAAGCCGGTGCTCACAGCCATGGGGCTGCTGGCGCTGCTGG ACGAGGAGCAGCTCTGGGCCGAGGTGTCTCGGGCGGGGACGGTCCTGGACAGCAACCACACGGTGGGCGTCCTGGCCAGCGCCCACCGCCCCGAGGGCCCAGCCGATGCCTGGCGTGCCGCTGTGCTGATCTACGCGAGCGACGACACCCGCGCCCACCCCAACCGCAGCGTCGCGGTGACGCTGCGGCTGCGCGGGGTGACCCCCGGCCCAG GCCTGGTCTACGTCACGCGCTACCTGGACAACCGGCTCTGCAGCCCCGACGGCGAGTGGCGGCGCCTGGGCCGGCCTGTCTTCCCCTCTGCCGAGCAGTTCCGGCGCATGCGCGCGGCCGAG gacCCGGTGGCCGCGGCGCCGCGCCCCTTCCCCGCCAGCGGCCGCCTGACCCTGCGCCCCGCGCTGCGACTGCCGTCGCTTCTGCTGGTGCATGTGTGCGCGCGCCCTGAGAAGCCGCCCGGCCAG gtcACGCGGCTCCGTGCCCTGCCCTTGACCCAAGGGCAGCTGGTTCTGGTCTGGTCGGATGAACACGTGGGCTCCAA GTGCCTGTGGACATACGAGATCCAGTACTCTCAGGATGGTAAGGTGTACACCCCGGTCAGCAGGAAGCCATCGACCTTCAATCTCTTTGTGTTCAGCCCAG ACACAGGTACTGTCTCCGGCTCCTACCGAGTTCGAGCTCTGGACTACTGGGCCCGACCAGGCCCCTTCTCCAACCCTGTGCCATATCTGGAGGTCCCTGTGCCAAGAgggcccccagcccctggaaatCCATGA